In Anomaloglossus baeobatrachus isolate aAnoBae1 chromosome 3, aAnoBae1.hap1, whole genome shotgun sequence, one genomic interval encodes:
- the LOC142295380 gene encoding uncharacterized protein LOC142295380 isoform X1, whose product MDIDYNAFYPGYAASAKINITTTYHRAKLQHQQHTIWQNKNNSNVPSGKTTTSTTYHLAKQEQQQRTIGQNYYINNIPSGKTRTTATYHRAKLLHQQHTIWQNKNNSNVPSGKTTTSTTYHLAKQEQQQRTIGQNYYINNIPSGKTRTTATYHRAKLQHQQHTIWQNKNNSNVPSGKTTTSTTYHLAKQEQQQRTIGQNYNINNIPSGKTRTTATYHLAKQEQQQRTICQNNNISNIPSGETRTTATYHRAKLQHQQHTIWQNKNNSNVPSGETRTTATYHLSKQ is encoded by the exons ATGGATATCG ACTACAACGCTTTTTATCCTGGATATGCTGCTTCAGCAAAAATTAACA TAACAACAACATACCATCGGGCAAAACTACAACATCAACAAcataccatctggcaaaacaagaacaacagcaacgtACCATCGGGCAAAACTACAACATCAACAAcataccatctggcaaaacaagaacaacagcaacgtACCATCGGGCAAAACTACTACATCAACAAcataccatctggcaaaacaagaacaacagcaacgtACCATCGGGCAAAACTACTACATCAACAAcataccatctggcaaaacaagaacaacagcaacgtACCATCGGGCAAAACTACAACATCAACAAcataccatctggcaaaacaagaacaacagcaacgtACCATCGGGCAAAACTACTACATCAACAAcataccatctggcaaaacaagaacaacagcaacgtACCATCGGGCAAAACTACAACATCAACAAcataccatctggcaaaacaagaacaacagcaacgtACCATCGGGCAAAACTACTACATCAACAAcataccatctggcaaaacaagaacaacagcaacgtACCATCGGGCAAAACTACAACATCAACAAcataccatctggcaaaacaagaacaacagcaacgtaccatctggcgaaacaagaacaacagcaacgtACCATCTGTCAAAACAATAACATCAGCAACATACCATCTGGCGaaacaagaacaacagcaacgtACCATCGGGCAAAACTACAACATCAACAAcataccatctggcaaaacaagaacaacagcaacgtaccatctggcgaaacaagaacaacagcaacgtACCATCTGTCAAAACAATAA